One window from the genome of Maridesulfovibrio ferrireducens encodes:
- a CDS encoding CBS domain-containing protein, with protein MLLRKRAWDMMREDFATIDESASLAETIRLLRDSMKTAPDNNIVVVKTKKGSLRGVASIWTMLKAVEDKVLKDEDLRLNEDTDWDRAFKRAGTACCHSTLDDHIETDIPILKPTDPMLVVLEIFRKKHRSWALVQEGGSIIGVVLISDVYRELTRDLVTQF; from the coding sequence ATGCTGCTGAGAAAAAGAGCCTGGGACATGATGCGCGAAGATTTTGCTACTATTGATGAATCAGCAAGTCTTGCCGAAACAATAAGGCTTCTCCGGGACAGTATGAAAACTGCCCCTGATAATAATATCGTCGTGGTCAAAACTAAAAAGGGTTCGCTTCGAGGAGTTGCATCCATATGGACCATGCTCAAGGCAGTGGAAGATAAAGTCCTCAAAGATGAAGATCTGCGCCTGAATGAAGACACAGACTGGGACCGGGCATTCAAAAGAGCTGGAACAGCCTGCTGTCACAGCACACTTGATGATCACATTGAAACAGATATCCCCATCCTTAAACCGACAGACCCTATGCTTGTTGTGCTGGAAATATTCCGCAAAAAACATCGCTCATGGGCATTGGTGCAGGAAGGCGGAAGCATAATAGGTGTCGTCCTGATAAGTGACGTATACCGTGAATTAACACGAGATCTAGTCACACAGTTTTAA
- a CDS encoding HD domain-containing protein: MPNIRKSLLQLIFSGSFMKRWNDKLRPMELVEVDKQAHKMIAAWILFTLNSEHMDQREKIKLGNEIVEGGIFEYLFRMVITDIKPPVFYRIKENPEHYRKLSEWVLKQLRPRLMPLGLEFWEKLKKFHLNPDDKSLSARILAASHMYASYSEFKLLKHLNQPDDELLEIEESFRSRLESYSDLKGTQELLNSESTALGRFADLCGRLRFQTRWSQTPRIPETSVLGHVYIVATYAWFFSLEIGACPARRQNNFFTGLFHDLPELLTRDIISPVKKADPTIGDLIKEYEDQELESKIMKPLIDNGYESIASRLGYFLGSETGSEFQSAAIIGGFAKKVTTEELDSRYNDDCYDPRDGELLKLCDHLSAFMEAYNSLQNGITSASLQQAYWRISQNYMENPVVAGIHVGPLLADFD; encoded by the coding sequence ATGCCCAATATACGAAAAAGCCTGCTCCAACTCATTTTTTCCGGCTCATTTATGAAACGCTGGAATGACAAACTTCGCCCGATGGAACTGGTGGAAGTGGATAAACAGGCCCACAAAATGATTGCAGCATGGATTCTTTTCACTCTAAACAGTGAGCACATGGACCAGCGCGAGAAAATTAAGCTTGGAAACGAAATTGTTGAAGGTGGAATCTTCGAATACCTGTTCAGAATGGTAATTACAGATATTAAACCTCCTGTATTCTACCGTATCAAAGAAAACCCGGAACACTACCGCAAACTGTCCGAGTGGGTGCTGAAACAACTACGCCCACGCTTGATGCCTCTTGGACTAGAATTCTGGGAAAAACTCAAAAAATTTCACTTGAATCCTGATGACAAATCTCTTTCTGCCAGAATTTTAGCAGCATCACACATGTACGCAAGCTACTCAGAATTCAAACTTCTCAAGCACCTTAACCAGCCTGACGATGAACTCCTCGAAATCGAGGAAAGTTTCAGATCTCGCCTTGAAAGCTATTCAGACCTTAAAGGAACTCAGGAACTACTTAATTCTGAATCAACGGCTCTGGGCAGATTTGCTGACCTTTGCGGACGGCTTAGATTTCAAACAAGGTGGTCTCAAACTCCTAGAATTCCTGAGACGTCTGTTCTTGGACATGTTTATATTGTCGCGACCTATGCATGGTTTTTCAGTCTTGAAATCGGAGCATGTCCCGCAAGACGGCAGAACAATTTTTTCACAGGACTATTTCATGACCTGCCGGAACTACTTACCCGCGATATTATATCGCCTGTAAAAAAAGCAGATCCTACCATAGGTGATTTAATCAAAGAGTATGAAGATCAGGAACTTGAAAGCAAGATTATGAAACCACTTATTGATAACGGCTATGAATCCATCGCTTCAAGATTAGGATATTTCCTTGGGTCAGAAACGGGATCTGAATTCCAGTCAGCTGCAATAATCGGCGGTTTTGCAAAAAAGGTCACAACAGAAGAACTCGATTCCCGTTACAATGACGACTGCTATGACCCCCGAGACGGTGAACTTCTCAAACTTTGTGATCATCTGTCAGCATTCATGGAAGCATATAATTCCCTGCAAAACGGAATAACTTCAGCATCTTTGCAGCAGGCATACTGGAGAATAAGTCAAAACTACATGGAAAACCCGGTAGTTGCAGGCATTCATGTAGGCCCGCTGCTTGCTGATTTCGATTAA